A window of Streptomyces profundus genomic DNA:
GCGCCGCCCCGAGGAGAACGGCGCGCACGGGCGGGCGAGTCCGGTCGGGGCGTTCCTGGACCGGACGGCCGGGCCGGCGTTCGTCGGCGCGATGTGCCTGCTGACCGCCGCCGCCGGGCTGTTGCCCGCCCTCACCCACTGACAGCTGACGATCCGAGGAGACCTACCGATGTCCCTGCCCCTTCCGGGACCGAGCGGACTGCCCGTCACCTTCCACATCCTGGCCACCACCGGCGACAACCACGCGCTGATGGTGCGCGGGGAGAAGACCCCGGGCGACGAGGGCTGGGTCCTGCCACACGGCACCGTGCTCCCCGGGCACTGCCCCATCCTCACCGCGCGCAAGGCCCTAAGGGAGACCACCGGCTACGACCGCGCCCTCACCGAGGTCCTCGCCTTCACCCTCACCACCGACGACCAGGGCCTGCCCAACGGGGTGACCTACGTCCTGGACGGCGAAGAGCTGCCCGAGGTGCCGTCGATGAAGCCCAACGCCCACGTCGGATGGGTGCCGTTGCGGGAGCTGCACGAGCCCCCGGGCCTCTACCAGTACGCCATCATCGCCGCCGGACGCCGCCGCGCCCTGCCCCTCCTCGTCGACGGCGACCGTCCCGAGGCCGCCTTCCGCTGAACACGGCGCGTGCGGAACCGGGGTCGCCGCGTGGTCATCGGGGGCGGAAGTGGACGGTGGTGCGGGTGTGGCCGGTGTGGAGGGGGAGTCCTTCGGCGGGGAGGCGTCCCCCCGGCTGGCCCTCGATGAGCCAGAGGTACACGGCCGCGCCCAACACCACGGGGTCGAGGACCTGTTCGGGGGTGGCCCAGTCCTCGGGGACCCACGCCTCCCACAGCGCGCCGTCCCGCAGCCGCAGCAGATGCCGCCGCTCCCCCAGCGCCGCCACCGCGACGGAGAGCCACGGCTGGTCGGCGAACCGCCGGTCGAGCCAGGCGCGGGGCGGCAGTTCGCCGTGCGGCTGCCGGCGCGCGGCCACCTCGGCGGTCTGGGCGAGGGCGGACCAGGTGCCCTCCTCGGCGGTCACGGCGAGAAAGCCACGGGCGCCGGCGCGCCGCTGGTCCAGCGGGTAGCGGCACAGCTCGACGCGCCCCGCGCGGACCCGCCCGACCACGTCGAAGGCGGTCGGCCCGTGGCCGGTCGCGGGCGACGGGTCCGGGTAGCGGGTGGGGCGCGGGTGCGGGGCCGGCGGCTGGACCCGGTCGCCCAGCAGCTCGTGGAAGACGCCCTGGAGTACCCGTGCCGACTCGCCCGGCAGGCCCAGCGCGTCCTCGGTGACCGCGCGCAACTCGCCCGGCCGGTGGTCGCGTTCGGCGGCGCGCAGCTGGGCCAGCAGATCGCCCTCGGGGTCGAGCCGTGGGGCGGTGCGGCCGAAGGCGTGCATGGGCGAGCCCGGGTCCAACTCGGCCTCGCCGCTGGCCGCCAGCATCGTGGCCCGCTCCAGGCCGGCGCCGTAGAAGCTGACCGAGCCGGTGTCCCCGACGACCAGGTCGGCGGCGATCAGCGCGGCCTGCCAGCCGTTGTCGGGGCTGACCACCCGCAGCCCGGCGTCCCGCGCGGCGCGCAGCCGCTGACTGACGTTGAACGGCGTGTCGTCCGACCAGATGTTGGGATGCAGCACGACCACGACCACGTACTCGTCCACCGGCAGCGCGTTGACCAGCCGCAGCGGCAGGTCGGGGTGACGGCGGATCAACGAGTGCGGGCCCCAGGTGGAGTTGAGCACCACCAGCCGGCGGCCCCCGACGGCGCCGAACGGCGCGCGGAAGTGGTCGCGCCAGTCGAGGTTCTCCCGCATCCGGTCGAAGCAGGGGTCGCCGACGACGCGGGCGCGCGGCAGCGCGGCGGGGCAGCTGGCGGCCAGCCGGCCGAGCTGCTCCTCGTGGGAGAGGCCGATGACATCGGGCACCACCCGCCCCCGGTACAGGAGTTCACGCCGGGAGAGGCCGGCGGACGAGCTGACGTCGCCCGTGGACCGGCTGACCAGCCGGTTGTAGCCGGCGCCGTGCGGCAGCACCACCAGCGGCCGACTCAGCCGCCGCATCGAACGGTTGATGGCGCAGGCGACGACCAGGTCGAAGCGGCGGCGGGTGGCCTCCCGCCAGGGCAGCACGGTGGCCCGCTGCCCGGCGAGGTACTCGGTGAGGCCGCCGTCGAAGGCGGAGCCCGGGTTGACCGTGAAGGACACGGCGACGCCGTCCTCGGCGCGCAGCAGCGGCAGCACGTCGAGCAGCCTGGTGGCCGAGGTCAGGTTGCGGGCGACGCCCAACACCTCGACCGCGCCGTCCCGTTCCGGCGCGCGGGCGCGGCGGCGGAGCGGGCTGCGGAAGAGCGGCACGGGGACTCCGTTGGGAGACGGCGGCGGGTGTCCTGCGCCGAGCGTAGCCGCCCGGCACCGTGCGCGGACCCGGTCCCCCGGACCGGTGTGGAAGCCGCCGGGCGGCGCTAGCTTGGAGGGGTGACAGATCAGGGGTACCAGGGGAACGACGCGTTGGCCGAGATGGGGACGGTGCTCGTACGGGGGCGCCGGGTCCCGGTGTTGGACTCGGGGGGTGACGCCGCGCTGCCCGTGGTGCTGGCGCTGCACGGGACGTTCGGTCGCGGGGCGGTCTTCGAGCGGCTGGCCCGGGATCTCGCCGGCCGGGCCCGGCTGATCGCGCCCGACCAGCGCGGCCACGGCTGGCGCGAGCCGGCCACCGGCGGCTACGGCAGGGACGCGTTCGTCGAGGACGCCGCCGCGCTGGTCGACGCCCTGGAGCTCGGCTCGCTGGTGGTGCTCGGGCATTCGCTCGGCGGCATCACGGCCTACCAACTGGCCGCCCGACACCCGGAGTTGGTGGCGGCGTTGATCATTGAGGACGTGGGCCCCGTGATGCGGCGGCCCGAGGTGGAGCATCCGACGCTCGATGTGCGGGGTTGGCCGTCGCGGGCCGAGACGCGGGCCGCGCTGGGCGCGCTGATCGAGGCCAGGGGGGTGCCGGACGCGGCCTACTTCCTGCGCAGCGCGGTCCCGGCGGAGGACGGTTGGCGGCTGCTCTTCGACTGGGACGTGATGATGGCGGTCCAGGAGGGCGGCGTCGGCGACTGGTGGGGCGACTGGCTGGGCTCGGACTGCCCGGCACTGCTGCTGCGCGGCACGGAGAGCACCCTGCTGCCGGCGGAGCTGGCCGACGCGATGGTCGCGCGCCGTCCCGGAACGGAACGTGTGGACTTCCCCGGCGCGGGGCACTGGGTGCACGATGACGCGCCGGAGGAGCTGGCGACGGCGGTCGCCGACTTCGTGCACCGGTTGCCGCGCCCCTGACGGAAGCCCGTCGTACGCCCGGGTGCGGGAGTCCGACGCGCGCCGCCGGCCGCGACGCGGTTCGATGGACCCAGCACTCCGACAGGTCGTGACGGGGCGGTGCGCGCCGGGACGTGACCAGGAAGGTGGCCGACGATGCGGTTCGCGGATCGGCGGGAGGCCGGGCAGCGGCTGGCCCACGCGTTGACGTCACTGCGTGGGCGCGATGTGGTGGTGCTCGGGCTGCCCAGGGGCGGGGTCCCGGTGGCCGCCGAGGTGGCCACGGCGCTGCGCGCCCCGCTGGACGTGGCCGTGGTGCGCAAGCTGGGGCTGCCGGCGCAGCCGGAGTTGGCGATGGGCGCCATCGCCGAGGACGGCGCCCGGGTGCTCAACGACCAGGTCGTCGGCGGCGCCGGGGTGCCCGGGGACCGGCTCGCCGAGGTCGAGTCCAGGGAGCGCGCGGAGCTGGACCGCCGCGCCGTCGCCTACCGGGGCGAGCGGCCCCGGATCTCGGTGGCCGGCCGCACGGTGGTGCTGGTGGACGACGGCATCGCGACCGGTGCCACCGCGCGGGCGGCCTGCCGCTCCGCGCGGGAGCGCGGCGCGGCCCTGGTGGTGCTGGCGGTGCCGGTCGCCCCGGCCGACTGGGAGCGCCGGATCGGGGACGCGGCCGACGAGCTGGTCTGTCCCCATGTGGAGGACGACTTCCTGGCCGTCGGCCAGTTCTACGACGACTTCGCGCAGACCACCGACGAGCAGGTGGTGGAGTTTCTGCGCCGGGGTGTCGCCCGCGAGGTGACCGTCCCGGCGGGCGTGGTGGAGCTGGCCGGCACGCTGACCCTGCCGGCCAGGGCGCGCGGCGTGGTGGTCTTCGCGCATGGCAGCGGCAGCGGCCGGCACAGCCCGCGCAATGTGTTCGTCGCCGAGGCCCTGGCCCAGGCCGGCCTCGGCACGCTCCTCTTCGACCTGCTGACCGAGGAGGAGGCGGACGACCGGGCCAACGTCTTCGACATCGGCCTGCTGGCCGAGCGGCTGACCCGGGCGACGGAGTGGCTGCTGACGGGCGGGGTGACGCCCCATGACGGCCTGCGCGTCGGCTACTTCGGGGCCAGCACGGGCGCCGCCGCCGCGCTGTGGGCGGCGGCCGACCCCGGCTCGCCCGTGGGCGCCGTGGTGTCCAGGGGCGGCCGTCCCGACCTGGCCGACCGGCGGCTCTCCGAGGTGCGCTGCCCCACGCTGCTGATCGTGGGCGGCCACGACGAGCGGGTGTTGGAGCTGAACCGGGCCGCCGAACTGTCGCTGCACTGCCCCCACGAGCTCACCGTGGTGCCCGGCGCCACCCACCTCTTCGAGGAGCCGGGCACCCTCTCCGAGGTCACCGCCCAGGCCAGGGACTTCTTCCTCCACCACCTCGGCGAAGCACCGTAGCCCTTACCGGGCGGAACACCGAACGCCGGCCGGCGAAGCGCCGCAGCCCCTACCGGGCGAAACACCGCACGCCGGCCGGCAAGGCACCGCAGCCCCTACCGGGCGGAACGCCGCACGCCGGCCGGCGAAGCACCGTAACCCTTACCGGGCGAGGCGCCGCACGCCAGCCGACGAGGCACCGCAGCCCCTACCGGGCGAAACACCGCACGCCAGCCGGCGAGCCACCGCAGCCCCTACCGGGCGGAACGCCGCACGCCAGCCGGCGGAACACCGAACGCCGCACGCAGGCCGGCGAGGCACCGTAACGCCTGTCGGGCGAGGCACCGCAGCCCCTACCGGGCGAAACACCGAACACCGGCCGGCGAGGCACCGCAGCCCCTACCGGGCGAAACACCGCACGCCAGCCGGCAAGGCACCGCAGCCCCTACCGGGCGAAACGCCACACGCCGGCCGGCGAGGCACCGCAGCCCTTACCGGGCGGAACGCCGCACGCAGGTCGGCGAGGCACCGTAACCCCTGTCGGGCGAGGCGCCGGGACGTCTGTGGGGGGGAGTCTCGGCGGTGCTCCCCCGGACTTCGTCCGAGGGGATCGCGGGGGCGGCTCCCAGCCGCCAGGCTGGGGAAGCCGCTCGCCGGACGCGGAGATCCGCCGGCAGGGCACCGGCTCCCCTGGCCGGCGGCCACTACCGTTTCTTGAGGAAGCGGCGCAGCCGGGTGAGGGTCCAGGTGTTGATGACCTCGTCCTTGGTGAGCCAGCCGCGCTGCGCCTGGGCGACCCCGAAGCGCACATGGCCCAGATGGGTGGGGGCGTGGGCGTCGGAGTCGATGGCGAACCGCACGCCATGGGTGCGGGCGCGCAGGATCTGCTCGTCGTTGAGGTCCAGCCGGTTGGGGTGGCTGTTGATCTCCAGCGCGGTGCCGGTCCTCGCACAGGCGGCGAAGACCGCGTCCAGGTCGATGTCGACAGCGGTGCGGCGGCCCAGCTTCCGCGTGGTGGGATGGCCGATGATGTGCACATGGGGGTTCTCGCAGGCCCTGATCAACCGCCGCGTCTGCGCGTCCCGCCCCAGCTCGAAGTGCGAGTGGATGGACGCGACACAGAGGTCGAACTCGGCCAGGACCTCCGCCGGCCAGTCCACGTCGCCCCGTTCGTCGATGTTCAGCTCTGTGCCGTGCAGCAGCCTCAGCCGGCCGTAACGCCCCGCCAACTCCCTCAGTCGGGCGCGCTGCGCCAGCGCCTTCTCCGTGGTCATCCGCTGCATCCGCAGCTTCGGGGCGTGGTCGGTGACGGCGTAGTAGTGGTAGCCGCGCGCCGAGGCGGCGGCGACCATCTCCGTCAACGGCGCGACGCCGTCCGTCAGATCGGTATGGCTGTGCAGATCGCCCCGCAGATCCCGCTCGGTCACCAGCGTGGGCAGCTCCCGGCGTTGGGCCGCCGCGATCTCGCCCCGGTCCTCGCGGAGCGTCGGCGGAATCCAGGGCAGGCCGAGACGGCGGTAGACCTGCTCCTCGGTGCGGGCGGCCCGCTTCCGGCCGCTCTCGGCGTCGAACAGGCCGTACTCGGAGAGCTTGAGCTTCTTGCGGACCGCGATCTCGCGGATGCGGATGTTGTGAGCCTTGGAGCCGGTGAAGTAGAGCATTCCGGCGCCCCATGAGTCGGCCGACAGCACCCGCAGGTCGATTTGCAGGCCGTCCACCGTGCGCACCGTGGTCTTCTTCCGGCCCCGGGAGACCACCTCGTCCACCAACGGGAGGGCGCAGAACGCCGCCATCAGCGGCTCCGGATCGTCGGCGGCGGCCAGGATGTCGATGTCGCCGATGGTCTCCCGCATCCGCCGCACCGACCCGGCCCAGGCGCAGCGCGCACAGCCAGGCACCTCGGCGAGCCGCGCCACGGCCTCCTCCGCCACCCCCAGCGCCACGTCCAGCCGGATGCGACCGCCGGACTGGCGCAGCACCGCGACCCCGTGCTCGATGTTCTCCCGTGCCTTGGGCCCGAAGCCCTTCAGCCCGGCGACCCGGTCGTCGCGCAGCGCCGCCATCAGCTCGTCCACGGACGAGACGCCCAACTCGCGGTAGAGCGTCATCGCCTTCTTCGGCCCCAGGGTGGGGATGTCGAGCAGCGCCCGCACCCCCGGCGGGATCGAGGAGCGCGTCTCCTCGACGGCCGCCACCCGGCCCGTGCGCAGAAACTCGGCGACCTTGTCGGCGATCGACCGGCCGACGCCCGGGATCTCCCGCAGCCGCTCGGCGTCCAGCGTGGCGACATCGGCGGGGTGCCCACCGATGGCGCGCGCCGCGCGCTCGTAGGCGCGCTGCTTGAACGCGCCCTCGCCGGTGATGGAGAGCAGGTCGGCGTACTCACGGAGCAGCGCCTCGACCTCGTCGTTCGGCCGGGCCATGTCCCCAGTCTAGGGAGCGCGGCCGGATCCGGCATGGCGAGCGACTTCGCGGGTACTCGGCGTCCTGACCTGCGACGTTCCACGGTGAACGCCGCCGTTGACGCCAGAAGGAAACCTTGACTCCAGACCGAAACCCATCGAGGCAGGTGAGCGAAGTGCGGGCGACCTTTACGCTGGGACGGATCGCCGGCGTCCGGATCGGGGTGCACTGGAGCGTCGCGGTGATCTTCGCCGTGATCGCGATCGGTCTGGGCACCGGACGGCTGCCGGAGGCCTACCCGGATCGGAGTGCGCTGAGCTACACACTGCTCGCGCTGCTCGCCGGGGTGCTGTTTCTGGCCTCGCTGCTGACCCATGAGATGGCCCACGCGCTGCTCGCCCGTCGATCGGGGGTGCCCGTCCACGACATCGTGCTGTGGCTGCTCGGCGGCGCCACCCGCACCAGGACCGAAGCCCCCGACCCCAAGGCCGAGTTCAGGATCGCCGGCGCCGGCCCGGCGGCCAGCTTCGCGCTCGGCGTGCTCTTCACGGTGCTGACCTGGATCCTGGTCGCCGCCGACGCGGGCCCCGTGGTCGAGGTGTTCGCCTGGCTCGCGGTGATCAACTTCCTGTTGGCGCTCTTCAACGGGTTCCCCGCCGCGCCACTCGACGGCGGCCGGCTGCTGCGCGCCGCGCTCTGGCGCCGCTCGGGAAACCGCCCCAGGGCCACCGCCCAGTCCAGCGCGGCCGGGCAGGCGTTCGGCTGGGTCCTGGTCGTCGCCGGACTGGTGGTCTTCCTCTTCACGGGCGCCTTCGGTGCCCTGTGGCTGGCCCTGGTGGGATGGTTTGTGGCCGGCGCGGCATCCCTGGAGGGGGAGCAGGCGCGGATGCGTCAACTGCTCGCCGGCGTCCCCGTCCGCGAGACCATGACGGCGGGGCCCGCCACCGTGCCCGCCGACGAGACCGTCGGCGCCCTGCTCTCCGAACCGTCCCACGGCCTCACCCACCCCGCGCTGCCGGTGGTCTCGTCCAGCGGCGCGCCGATCGGCCTGGTCACCCAGGACCAGCTCAACGAGGTGCCCCTGGAGAAGCACCGGGTGCTGACCGTCGCCGAGATCATGCTGCCCCTGGACCAGGTCCGCACCACCCAGCCCGAGACGGACCTCGCCGACCTGCTGCCGCAGCTCGAACCCGGCCCCGAGCACCGGGTGCTGGTGATCGAAGCCCACGACGGACCCCACGGCGAACAGACCGCTGGACGGGCCGGGGAACGCGAGCGCGCCGGGCGGCCGAGGCTGCTGGGGATCGTCTCCCCTTCCGACGTCAACCGCACCATCAGGCGGCTGACCGCCGAGGCCCGCCAGCCGGCCGGCTCGGTGGGCGGCGGCCGGGTGCACTGAGCGTGGCGCGGAACCCGGACGGGAACGGGGCCGCCCCCCGGAACTCCAAGGGGCGGCCCCGCCGCACACAACTCCCGGCCGCAGGGCCTCAGTTGTAGATCGTCGCCTCCTCAGAGGTCTCGGCGACACCGTTCGCGCCGTGGAAGAACCGCTCGCCCCACTCGGTCAGCTGGTTGGGGTCGAAGTTCACCGTCATGTCCAGATACTCGACACCACCGCCGTTGCCGCTCCAGGACCAGCCGAGGTAGCCGAGCCCCAGCTGCTCCGTGACGGCCATGATGGCGTCCTCGTCCGGGTCACCGTCCGAGTGGTTGTGCCCGAACTCGCCGACCAGGATGGGCAGTCCGGCGTCCACAAAGGACGTGAGGTAGTCCTCGACGGCGCTCGCCGTGTTGTACACGCCGTACATGTGGATGGAGAAGATGGTGTTCCCGGTCGGGTCCGCGTTGTACACCGACTGGGCATTGGCACGCATGGTGCCGGTCCAGTCCTGGCCCCAGTTCGGCGCGTCCACCATGATGGTGTGCTCGAAGCCGGCGTTCCGCAGCTTCCCGATGGCCGCCTGGGTGTCGGCCGTCCACGCCTCGTAACCGCTGTTGCCGAACGGCTCGTTGCCGATGTTGACGATGACGTAGTCCTCTTCGCCCGCCAACTGGTCCTGGACGCTGATCCAGTAGTCGGCGGCCTGGTCCAACGAGACCGCCGCGCCCTCCTCGCCGTAGCCGGTGGTGTCGTGCACCTCCAGCACGCAGATCAGGCGGTTCGCCTTGCACTCCGAGACGATCTGGGACACCTGCTGCGGGGAGGTCTGCTCCCACTGGTGGCCGCTGCTCAGCACCACGCGCACGGTGTTCCCGCCCAGCGACTTGATGTCGCCGAGCGCGCCCAACTGGCTGGTGTACCAGGCGTGCGGGTGGTTGGCCCCCCGCATCACGAAGTCGTTGCCGTTGCTCTCGACCAACCGGCCGTCCTCGATGCTCAGTCCGACGGCGCTGGCGCCCGGCTCGTCGGCGGTCGCGGGCTGCACCGCGAGCGCCGTACCCAGCGTGCCAGCGAGGCCCGCCGCGACCAGGACACCGAAAGTTCTCCTGCTTTTCACGGTCGTCTCCTCAAGGGCCCGTCCCGTGGGCCCACTCGGGTGGGGGTGACGCATGCGCGACCCAGGAATCTGGGAGCGCTCCCATGTAGTCGCCCACCCATCAGGCCACCGCCGCTCGCGACTGTCAAGGCAACGGACAGAGCGCGAGGGATTCGACAGGGGATCAAAGGTGCCTAACAGTCGGTGTGTTGCGATACCGGACACCACTTAACCGAGTAACTCGCGACTTTGCGTGCGAAGTTGCTCTCTTTACGTGACGGCCGGAGCGGGGCGGGCCGCCACGCGCGCCGGCGGCCCCGTGCCCTCTCACGGCCCGGGCGGATGCCTGCGGTAGTCGCCGGGCGGCATGCCCAGGACGCGTTTGAAGGCGACGCTGAGGGCGCTCTCGGAGCCGTATCCCACGGAGTGGGCTATGGAGGCGAGCGTTCCGCTCCCCTCGCGCAGCTGTCTGGCGGCCAGCTCGACGCGCCACCTGGTGAGGTACTCCAGGGGGCCGAGACCGACCGTGGCCTTGAAGCGGGCGGCCAGCGTCGACCGGGAGACGGCGGCGGCGCCGGCCAGCTCGGCCACCGTCCAGGCGTGCGCCGGATCGCGGTGCAGCGACGTCAACGCCGTGGCGACCACGGGATCCCCGAGGCCGGCCAGCCATCCGGTCACCGCGCGCGGCTCGCGCGCGAGGTGCAGCCGCAGCACATGGACGAGCATGACGACGGCGAGGTGCTCGGCGACCAGGGTCGCGGCCATCGGCCGGCGCGTCAGCTCCTCGTCGATCGCGGTCAGCGCCCACCGCACCGTCTCCGCGTGCCGGGTGCCGGCCGGCACATGGACGACCGGGGGCAGCCGGTCGAGCAGCAGCTCCTGGGCGCGGGTCCCGAAGGAGAAGCCGCCGCCGACGAGGAACACGTCCTCGCCCTGACCCACCCTGGCGACACCGTCCGCGGCCCCCGCGAACACGGGCCCGGCGGCGACGGGGACGGCCCCCGGATCGCCGCGGAGCGTGAAGGCGCGTGGCCGGGTGAGGAGACAGCAGTCGCCCTCGGCCAGCTCGATCGGCCCGTCGACGCCGTCGACCTCCAGCAGGCAGGAGCCGCGCCTGACGGCGTTGAACTTGACCGCGTGGGGGGCGTCGAACCGCAGAGCCCAACGCCCGCCCGCCGACAGGCTCGCGGACAGCCGGCCGCGCGTCTCCAGCAGGGTCAGCACATCCTCAAGAGGATCCATCACCACCACCAGTTCGGACAGCCTGGACGGCTGGACAGCTTGGACGATTGCTAAAGAATCAGGGACTCTCAATCATAAGGTGTCCAGCTCACGCGTCGTAGCGTGGAGCCATGGCAACGAATCCCCAGGCCGACGGGCCATCGCGAGACGACTCCGCTCCGCTGACCACTCCCTTCTCCGCCCAGGCCACCGCGCGGGAGGTGATCGACGGCGTGAACCTCAGCGGCCGACGCGCGGTGGTCACGGGCGGCGCCTCCGGCCTGGGCGCCGAGACCGTCCGGGCGCTGGCGGGCGCGGGGGCGCAGGTCACCATCGCCACGCGGCGCCCGGGGTCCGCGCAGCCGCTGATCCAGGAGCTGGCCGCCGTCGACGGCGCGGGCCCGGTGCACGCCGAACCCCTCGATCTGTCCGATCTGACGTCGGTCGACGCCTTCACCCGGGCCTGGCACGGACGGCTCGACATCCTCGTCGCCAACGCGGGGATCATGGCCCTGCCCACCCGCACCCTCACGGCCGGCGGCTGGGAGACGCAGCTGGCCACCAACTACCTGGGCCACTTCGCGCTGGCCGTCGGCCTGCACGGGGCCCTGCGGGAGGCCGGCTCCGCCCGCGTCGTGGTGGTCAGCTCCGGCGCCCACCGGGGCGACCCGTTCGACTTCGCGGACCCGCACTTCGAGGATCGGCCGTACGACCCGTGGGCGGCCTACGGCCAGTCCAAGTCCGCCGACATCCTCTTCGCCGTGGGCGCCCGCCGCTGGGCGGCCGACGGGATCACGGCCAACGCGCTCAACCCCGGCTATATCCTCACCGGCCTGCAACGGCACGTCGACGACGACACGATGCGGGCGTTCGGCGTGATGGACGGCGAGGGCAGGGTACGGCCGCTGTCGTACTACAAGACCCCCGAGCAGGGGGCCGCCACCTCCGTGCTGCTGGCCGCCTCGCCACTGCTGGCTGGCGTCACCGGCCGCTACTTCGAGGACAACCAGCAAGCGCCGACCGTCCGAGGCGACGAGGACACCCCCACCGGCGTCGCCGCCCACGCACTCGACCCGGCGGCGGCCGACCAACTCTGGGACTACGGCCTCTCAGCGCTGTGACCTTCCCGGTCCGAACGGGCGGGCGGGCGCGCGCACGCTGCGCGGGCTCGCTGCGCGGCGGCGGGGCGGTAGAGCCGGCGCGCTGCGCGGCGGCCGGGCGGGGCGGGCACGGGCACGCTGCGCGGCGGCCGGACGGGGCGGGCGCGCGGGCACGCTGCGCGGCGGCCGGGCGGGGCGGGCACGGGCACGCTGCGCGGCGGCCGGACGGGGCGGGCGCGCGGGCACGCTGCGCGGCGGCCGGACGGGGCGGGCACGGGCACGCTGCGCGGCGGCGGACAAGGCGGGCGGGCGCGGGCACGGGCACGCTGCGCGGCGGCGGGCGGGGCGGGCGCGGGCACGCTGCGTGGCAGCTGGGCGGTCGGGCTTCGCGGCGGCGGACAGGCGGGCGGTAGAGCCGGCACGCTGCGCGGCGGCGGCCGGGCGGGCGGTAAGCCGGCGCGGCGGCGGCGGGGCGGGTGGTGGAGCGGTGGGCGGGGTCGCCTGCATGGGGATGGGCGGTCGTTTCGGCCAGCGGGCGGGGCACGGGGCGGCTGCCGCCGGCGAGCCATGGCTCCCCCACGTGCACGCGGGTCTGCCACGCCCGATGGGACGAAGGGCCAACCCGGCCAGCGGCCGGCTGCCGCCGCCCGGCCACGCGTGGCTTCCGTACAGGCGAAGCCCGCGCCGCAGGCCGGCTGCCGCCGGTCGGCCACGCACGGACCGGTGTCGTGACACATCCACCAGACCGACGGCCCGGGTTGCTCAAGACGGCCGGGGCGGCGGCCGACCAGCTCTCGGACTACGACCCGGCAGCGCCATGACGCGGGCACGGGCACGCTGCGCGCCGGCCGGGCGAGCGTGGCGCGGGCGCACTGCGCGGCGGACGGGAAAGCGGTGGGCGGCGTCGCCTGCTCGGGCACGGGCGGTCGTTTCGGCCAGCGGCCGGGGCACGGGGCGGCTGCCGCCGGCGAGCCATAGCTCCCCCACGTGCACGCGGGCCTGCCGCACCCGATGGGACGAAGGGCCAACCCGGCCAGCGGCCGGCTACCGCCGCCCGGCCACGCACG
This region includes:
- a CDS encoding SDR family NAD(P)-dependent oxidoreductase, whose product is MATNPQADGPSRDDSAPLTTPFSAQATAREVIDGVNLSGRRAVVTGGASGLGAETVRALAGAGAQVTIATRRPGSAQPLIQELAAVDGAGPVHAEPLDLSDLTSVDAFTRAWHGRLDILVANAGIMALPTRTLTAGGWETQLATNYLGHFALAVGLHGALREAGSARVVVVSSGAHRGDPFDFADPHFEDRPYDPWAAYGQSKSADILFAVGARRWAADGITANALNPGYILTGLQRHVDDDTMRAFGVMDGEGRVRPLSYYKTPEQGAATSVLLAASPLLAGVTGRYFEDNQQAPTVRGDEDTPTGVAAHALDPAAADQLWDYGLSAL